Genomic DNA from Porites lutea chromosome 4, jaPorLute2.1, whole genome shotgun sequence:
TTCTTTATGTACAAcctgtatggagatcagtgtggagaatttttatgtagtagtagttgtagtttgTTACCCACAAAGCAATTAGGAGTTCTTGAGAACTCATCTAAACATGTCCATGCACCCAAATAGAAAGCACTCTTATACTCAGCTTTCACAATTCTAACAattcttttctctcgcctcagATGCTTGAAAACCATGGCAACATAAGCCGTGCATTTGTGGCATTTGACAAGCGTGGTGATGGCTTTGTCACCCTGGATGAACTCAAACGAGTTCTCTTTAACTTTGCCTTTCCAATGTCAGACAAATTGTTTTTGGAGCTTATGGACAGGTAATGGAGAAAAACTTTCATTAGTTTACAttagttcagttcagtttctTCACACTTATTCAAGTCAGATCTGTGCTCAGGCCACTCCAATATCCCCTCGCTACTTTAATACTTTGATCTAAATGCAACCAAAAGATAGATTTCGCACTAAACTGATATACTAGACACCCTGGATTTATAGCTTCAAAGCttaaactgggcttttttgaaCAATCCTTAGAGCCCTGGCATGTGGCTGTGTAGTCATAATACTTCAATCTTTTTATTGCTGCTCTTTTCTTAAGTGTTTATGTTTTGTAAGATCATACACTCAAGTTGGCAGTTAGGGCTTCTTCCATTGCACCTTGCATGCCTGTGGATAAAATTAAattgcatgtacatgtattaaactattttattGCATTTACAGATGTGGGATCCGGGCTAATCACAAAATATCATACCAACAGTTCCTCAGTAAATTCCAAATGCCAGTTAGCAAGGGAAATGGACAGACTATTCCAATCAAACCAAGTCACCAGTATGCTCTTTTGTGACTGTTTTGTGATGTCAGTTAGCTCATTTCAGAAGTAAAAATAATTCGATAATAGCAGGGATGGCAAATAAGATcaaacatacactgtacatgtgtGTACAAAAGTACTAATCTCTGAAAATTTTGGTACATGGGTGATCTTGAGGTATTCTTGGGTTGTTAAAACTTTGCATCTATTTTGTACTACTCTATCATCATTGTCACcgagtttatttttttgtcactaAGTTTGGAATTTAAACACGAGTCTACATATCTTAGCAAGTCTTGGAAACTTTATTTAAGCTGGTTGTTAAGCTCCTTTTATATGTTGGTGCCCATAGTTGTTTGCTTAAATGAATATGCAGTATTTTGTGCTTGGTGATAATATCCTATTGATCAATTGCAATCTTTCCTTGAACACATTGCTAGGTACAACCCGGTACGTGAGGCAGAAGCCATGCCAACAACAGAGGATATTTGGAAGCTTCTTCATGATAAAATTATGAACAGCTTCTCATCTGTCAAGCAAGCATTTCTTGTTTTTGATGATGTAAGTaactaaaaaataaatgcattaacttttaaaaatttatgttCATTTGAAGTAATGTAAGTTTGATAGTATGGCAGTGTTTATGAACGTATTTTCAGGAAGCTTGATCTCTAAGTTTGCATTCTGCCAATGcgtttttcagaaaaatttcTCTCCCAACTATACCTTTGAGAATACCTTTCAAGTTcatactttatttaaagaggttTGAATACAGTCAGATACTTTCATTCAACTCACCCTCTGAATTTCCTTTAACCCATTCCTGATTTGGCTTTTTCATGGAACCTAACATGCCCTTTGTCACAAAATCTTAGAGTAACTCTCAGCCATATTCAGGGCTCCACATAAAGTTTAAAACAATCTGTTCATAGGAAATGGTTAACTAGTGCCTtaagggctgtgctctagcagagcccagtGGCCCCAAGGGCCCAACTTTTCCTCTTGAGTGACTCAGAagtcttattttcttttcatacaaatcatatgctgggcaccctagattttacaggtcaGAACACTGGGcttccttcaatttttcttagagcacagccttggccTTATTCATGTGTACTGTTGCTTTTGCTCCATAGCCCTTGAAATTTGTTCCCAAATGACGTACACTACAAAGGGAACATGAACTATATTTATCATATCCctatattaattaattatattttAACAACTGTTTGCGTTGTAGAATAGAGATGGGCGTGTCACCAAACGTGATTTTAGACGCGTGTTGGAAAGCTTCTGTTTTCGAATGAGCCAACAGCAGTTTCATGAGCTGATGGCCAAGATTGATCCTTACAACAAAGGTTATGTGTCCTATTTGGAATTCCTGGACAGATTTGAGCAAAGAGAAACAAAGGTAATACATGTGTATAGTTCAGTAGTGTTTAGAAATACCAGACAGTCGAGCTCTATTGAACGAAATATCTTTACCTACCCTACCGCCTTGAAGATTAATTTTGTCAACCCCACCCCTTAAGTCCAAGGTTAAGGGGAAAACACAGGAAGAACTCAAATTTTGTTTCCTCAGGCCCATTTCGTCTTTGTCAGAGTTCATTTAGTGAGAAGGTGACTTTCCTTGGTCTTATCCCTAAATCGTGGCAAGCGAGCATGACAAGTTACTTGCCCTACAGGAAAATTTCTTACCATAAGCGATTTTGTGTGAGCTTTAAGAATTGAGGAATTCCAAAGCCACAATCCTGGCCAAAAGGTTTTGGGACAACTCTTTTTCACGTGGTTTAGATTGGAATTAGCAGAATTTGCAGCTAACCAGCAATACACACTGATAAACACGGCCTTAACAAGATCTCCTTTATGATTTACTTTATGTTGGCGCTTTTTAAAACATCCAATGTTTATAAATCATTTGCAATGTAGTAGTTATCTCGACAGAAAAGGAAGGACACTTGCTGTGCCAAAATCTAGAGGTTGTAGTAACTTATTATAAAAACCTACTTGATTGCTACtaaaactgtttttgttgtGTTATGTTTCTAGGATGCCCACCCATGGCTGATATCAGATCACTCACCGAAAAGTGTTTCTCCTCCTGCTGTGATGGCCTGGTCAACTGTAAGTTCCTCGATTGTCTACTGCTGGTTTCTGACAAAAAGTACACAAACCTAACAAAATTGGTAGTATTAAGCAATATCCAAGTTACATGTAGcctcttttttcaaaattagtCCCGGTACTTATTCTTTCATATGAAAATAAGTTGTCATTCAAATCACATGCAAAAGTAAATTTCTTTTCATACGAATGCGTGTGTACCAGACCTCGCTTTGCTGAGGATGCTCAGGACAACTCCCAAATTGGCTGTCGATGGATTTGTACAAGAGGTCATTCCTCTGCATGCAATTTTGATGCCATGGGCCATGGCTACTGAATTACCCTCGGCCTAaggccccgtgcaaacggacgcaacattgttggccaacaactcccaacattgttggatgttacgtgttacgtccgtttgcacacccctgttgcgtgttgttgcgcaaagtttgaaaccggccAAAcatttcagccaacaactcctaacatttcttttgttccgtgatcgccgaagcgtagcgcaacaatgttggatccgtttgcacagctctttcaacattgttggggccacgcacgctcagTACGCATGGTTTATGGGTTGTacccttcccacgatgcaccgcgggtcccaacattgttgggagttgttgcatccgtttgcacaccactgccaacacgcacgcaacaacccccaacattgttggcgcaacaatgttgggagttgttgcgtccgtttgcacgcagttACAGTAGGGCTAGCACTCAAAGTATCAATTTGATGTATAAATTGTAAAAGCACAAGTCTCTTTAGGAATCAGTGAATAAGAAGTTACTAATGCCAAACTTGCGTGAtgtagatatttttttctggtttatttGTAGGTGGAAGACATCTTACGATCCAAGATCACAGATAATTGGAAGGCAATAGCATCAGCGTACCTAGGTATTGACGGTGATAGAGATGGCTCCATTTCACGTAACGAACTAAAGCAGCTACTGGAAAGATATTGCCTTCCTGTTTCAGAGGACCACTTTGACCTGTAAGTCCCAATATGCAGGGGTGACGTTTAAGGCCAATTCATTTTTAGTCTGTttcaggctccgagatagtcgcagggtgcaaagaaagtcatttttacagcttgccattcgggcaagctgaagctagcatttactaggcCAAACGTCATTAAACTAGGCCCCCCaattttttgatgagcagaattgatttcacagttcttttgTAAgttgaatttctcaaaatacttcacttgcCCTTCGGGCAAGTTAAggacagaattcactagcccgatagtaAAATCCATTAGCCCCGcgctatcagacactactttctttgcatgctgtaGTCGTTTCCGCGAATTGGAGAAAGCGCGAGCATGAACATTAAACGGGAGGGAACTGGGGAGAGGAGGGGCTCCCTTTTTTTCCCGCCTTcgttcccttttcccaggtctCGCGTTCAGATTTTCGCGTTCCGTTTACTAACACGTCATAGTTACGATCTGATaccctggaacaggctaattcattgtttacagtactaataggccacttccgagttccaaaaaccctcactttcataATAAGGTTCAACTGCGcaacctttgttgtgaaattgagttttatttgcatgagaataacaAATCATTTCcttatcaaaggctgagcacctaacAGAGGTCCGGGGGAACTCTGAAATGGCGTATTTATTGACTATGTATTGTAATTTATCTTTGCAAGGATGTGGAGTCGCTGTGATGAGAATGCAGATGGTACGATTGATTTTCAAGAATTTCTTAGTAAGCTGGTAAGGGGAACTATATGTAATTTGCAGTGTAGTAATCCATAAGGCCGATTTACATGGCACAACTTTGTCGCATGCGACCTTAGCATAAGCCTGCGACACTAGTTCGAAAGATACCTAGATGTCTGGAGTTTAATCGCATCCTCTGGCGATACGCAACTTACTTTGACTCAGAGGTGTTAGTCTTTATCGTAGCAGTCCCATCCAAGACTACTCTTCTACACAACTTTCATACGCGATATAGCTATGACTTGGCTCATCGGTTCAAACCGCTCACGAATTTTATCATATCTTATCTACAGGGCGTAGATATTATTGGGGGAGACATCAATGGGTTGAGCACTCGAATTCACGATGAAAACGAAGCAAAAGTGCAGTTCATGAAGCAGGATCAGTCCACGAGGTACGAATCTTATCGAATAATGAGACagtcaaattttgcaaaaagctTTTAACAATGGTATCAGTGAAGTACACGTGgtgttaaaatttgttttacatttctttgcttaATCCTGGGCTACTTTttaatggttgcaatttttcaGATTGGAATTGGCAGAAGAGAGAGCACAAAATCTGACTGGCCAGAAAACAGCCAATGAATGCATGGATATACTCAAGGTATTTATGaatatttgaatatttgaaaCACTCGACACCGTGTTTCATATCAGATCATCAAGGCATGGGTTGAAAAACCCCCTCAGTTCTGCCTTATTTTCACGGTATATGCATTTACTTTCCAGGAGTACATTGCCCAGCGGTCTCCAGATTTCAGAAAAACGTTTGTAAAATTTGACAGTGATGGAGATGggaaaatttcgagaaaagaATTCAGAATGGTAGGCATTAATTTGGTTTTAGTCAAGGGAAAAATAGGTTCAAAGAAGATGATTAGCCTTTGTGGGAAATGTTTGtgtatttatctatttatttatttttaacttccGCAGGTGTTGGACAGTCTGGGTCTATACATGAATGACGATCAATTTCGCATTCTAAGCGCGAGGTACACTTTCTTTGCTGCGATTGGTTAATTCTTAGAGCTCGCTGCCTCCTTCACTAGCCTGTTCACAAactctctattttctctttagagacCGTCGAGCACGCGTATGAAATGGAAACCGCGGGGGGAATATTGACTGCTCGGTCTTGTGTGCTCACTTCGCTCGAGTGCTCGCAAAATtcggtttaaaaaaaataaaacaaagaagatgaaggaaaaaaatgtctGTTGACTGGCTATCATCCGCAGGTTTTTTTAAGGAGAAGCGAGCGAGGAGCGAGGAGCGTGGACTTTAGTGCGAGGGGTTGGAGATGAGCACGGAGCGCGAGCAGAGGATGATGGGAAACCAAAATAGAGTAAAGAGAAAGTcgcttttcttttctcttcttttgtcTCTCCCTCCAACCCTGCTTTCCTCAATGATAAACTAAGATGTCTCCAAATTAGCGATCGCGAGCGGCGGGGGCGAGGCTTTATAGCTGGGAAATTCAAAAGATCGCAGATTACGACGGCTAATGATTTGTATAACTGTCTATTTTTTCAGGCTGGGATTTCACAAAGGAAAATTGTCTTACATGGAATTCTTGGACAACTTTCAGGATCGACGTTCGTTTGGTGTGGGGGAGAGGGTAACAGAATACCCAAGCCACAGGTACAATGTTTTGCACCTTCTGATTCAACTCCGGGTACACTGCTGATAACGCtcaaaaagttataaaaataagTAAACATCACTCAACTTTACTGATAAGAACAGAGCAAACGTGAAACAACAATTTGTGGAATATTCAGTTTAGTTATCGTTTGACAGACCTAAACTTGAGGGCCACCTTGAAGATAGAATCTTAAGTCAAAGACGTGCACTTATGGTTGAGATTTAGTAGAAGAGTAAtttcaaataaaactgaaccataTTCCAGGGTTTTCTTTGATTCCAATGTGTTTTTTAGAGTTTTAAAGTGATATCAAAACATAGTCTAATTTCTTTAGAATTTTACAGGTGTGATTCCTTTAAAGCTTAAGACCACAAGGGAAATTTCTTTGTATACCGGTCACCAGCACACAACCCTGAGGGTCACATCACTCCAGATCTGTTTGTGAAGAAGTAAAGAGACATTTATCTTTTCCCCTCTTTTCAGGTATAACCTTCCAATTCCTCAGGAGGAGTCCATGAAAGCAAGTGTCGTGGAAGCAAGACTGAGAACCAAACTTAGGGAGAATTTTCAGGTAAAATAAACCGAGAATTTATGCTCATTCAAACTTGCTGTGTTAACTACTCTACAACCGAATCATCTTTTCTTTCGGTGATTTTTTTACTCTTATCACTGTTTTTAGACATGAGCACATGGCGATGTTAACGTTTGTCATCTAAAATCTTCTTTCGTACTTTTGTAATTGTGTTCCGCAGGATTTGCGTGCAGCGTTCCAAAAGATTGACTTTGATCGCAACGGCCTCATAACTCGACCAGAATTCAGACGGATCCTGGACTCATTCATGTTCATGTTATCGGATGAAGACTTTGACAAACTGATGACGAACCTTGGCATACAGAAGGGAGCTAAACTAAACTACAGAGAATTTCTTAAACGGTTTGAACATGTGGAAAAGGTGGAAGAAGGACATCCATGGTTGTACTCAAATCACAGGTAAAGAATATCCCTGGATACGGCAGAAAATTGTTAAAATATAACAATCAACCGTCACTGTCGTCATGCTAAAGCTCCCCTCAGTATCGCTGAGTACAGCTACACGAGCCTGTTGCCTTGATTGTAATATACTCATTGGCTGTTTTCACAccagagacggattatccgtctgagacggataatccatcttcaaaatgcgtcaaaattgacggaaaaACAGATGGATATTTAAAGTAAAGGCGGATTGTCCATCCAAGATTAAGACCTTTCcagtttcaaattaagacgCATTATCTGTATGGCGCgaattatccaacggataacCCCTCTCtgacgaataatccgtctctactTTGAAATTACCAGATTCAGGTACTAAAGAGTGTgatacagtttttaaaaatcttcTTTCTGTCAAGGAATTAGACATTGATCGGATTTTCGTTATTTCCGTCACATGTAGCTTTAACGAAACGCAAGATCTGAACTACATGACTGCAGAACAGGCAGACGAGGTCATCAAAAGAAAAGCTTGGGAACAAAACGAAGATGTAGCTAAAGCCTTCCTGACCTTTGATCGTGATGGGAATGGGATTGTCTCCAAGAAAGAGCTCAGGAAAGTCCTGTATAAATACCAGATACCGCTCAACAAAGAAGAGTTCAATAAACTTTGGAACAAGTATGTTATTAGTTCAGCTTAACCCTTAAAGCTCTAGAGGTGACACAGTCcaatttctttttataaataaatatgattGTATCATTAAACGAATAAGTTATGAGAACAAAGGATATGTCAGataaaatttcatgattttagGTCATTTTAAACCAGTTCTTGTAATCAATTCCATAAGAAACAGTTAGAAAAAAATGCTGATGTTAGAGTTAACTAGACTTAAACGCGCTTTGCTGTTTCAACTGCGATGTGTCCTTATGTGGCAGAATTCAGGAAAGTCGGTTAAGGAAGGGGCAAGAAGTTAAGAAAaagtagcaaaacaaaattgtgTAATTGTCAAATGAGAGAACCTGTCGATTGGTTGtatttaaataaagaataacAAAAGACAGAAAGATAGATGCTGGAATGCTACAATTTGCAATTATTGAATGGTAAAGTGCGCGTGAGACAGCGGGAAGAACACCGGGGAATATTTTCCTTGTCTTCCTTACTGTCTTTTGCGACATCTCACTTGAACATATTGCCAAACTCCCAGGAAAAACTATTCACAATTCAATCAACAGAATGCGTGTTATAATTCacttttgttgttgtctttttgtttcttcaatTATCACCCTTTTCTTTGTGCAGATATGATACTGATGGTAATGGCTATGTAGATCATAAAGAGTTTCTTGCCAAGTTAGGAGGGGAGCTAGCTCCCGGTGATATACATGGACACAGTACACAGATAGCACAGCAAAGTCAACAGGTTCTAGAGAGCATGTACAGAAACCAACAGGTGTGTACTCATGCTAGCTAGTATTTGTCACGAGTGTGCGTAATTATCGCATAAATTATGCTTAATACCGAcccctcattattacggacagttttctttgtccccaGGGGAAGAAAGCACTTACATTTTCTCTGAATTCAATTCTCTTAATTCGGtttccgtattaacggggtttgactctGTAATTATTACGCGAACTACTCTAATCCAGTACagctaaaacaatttttttatcgAACTACATTTTTGAAGTGCAGCAcgctctctttcctttttttttttgaggatcATTTCTTACCGATGGTTTGGGGTAGTGCTCGAGATAAAGTTGTAGTGTATTAAAGACTAATCGCCTCgtaatttttttcacttaataAAGGATATGCACTTGGCTGCAACGTGGAATCAGGCCCAGGCTGCCTCTTTCTTATCCGCTCTTGAGGTCGAGCAACAGTTGAGGTAAGTGGTccctttgttttctagctaCCTATCGCATTATAGGGGAGGgctgggtgggggggggggggggggggcaagggtggcgcagtggtgagatcACTTGCCTATCAACAATGTggcctggcgtcgacgccatatgtgggttgagttatttgttggttctctccctttctccgagaggtttttcttcggttactccggttttcccctttcctcaaaaaccaacattctcaaattccaattcaaccaGGAATCAGACAAAAGGCCACCATGTGGATGTGCTTCCTATAAATCGTTATTATTGTAGCAAGTATTATACCGACCGATTCATGGGTTCTTAAGACCAAACCGTGAAATTTCTACcatttattttctcatgtgtCTCGAACTTTCTGTAATACAATACCGTATCCTTAATCCCCTTCGATGTGGCAAGATGCCAACTTCAGCCCTCTTATGTCTTCTCTTAAATTCCAGGGATTCATTACTTCTTTGATTCGCTGTTTTGTCTCTTTTTGACTGTAGAGATCGTTTTCGAGACGGCTATGAAAGTCTGAGGAAAGCATTTGAGACCGTTGACACCAACAGGGACGGATACATTTCAAGACATGAGCTTCAGAAAGTGTTATTTGACTTCCACTATTTTTTGGATGATGTGCAGCTCAACATACTCCTGGACAGGTCAGTACTGACCACTTTTGCGATTATGATAATTTTCTTGAATTTCTGTCTCCTGAACTCGCAAAATAGGTTAAGTACCCGTGCATAGAGTATATAAGTCGACATCTTAACTATCCCTGGATTTGCGCTAATCGCCCTTTGAACAACTCGCGAGGAGGACGGGCAGCATGAAAATTGTTCCAAGATTCACTTAACCTTCTTACTTCAAAATATTGGTCACCTTGGGTGCCGCGGTTCCGGTTCCGGTCAAGTCTTCCTATTGACGTGCGCGACAATATTTTTCTCCTGGCCTCAAGGGTCGTAACTTCGCCCTGTGCTCGACTCCTAAACATTCCGCTACGCGCCCCGGAGGAAAAAAAACCAAAGGTTTCTACGGTACAACTGGAACTCTAATGATGCTTGGTCCATGTGCATCAGTTGACAATCCCGTTTTTGTTTCCTGTAGGTGTGGACTATCGCATAAGAGCAAACTGTCCTACGAGAAATTCCTGAGCGCTTTTGAGGATAACAGGCATGCAGGTTATGGCCGCGTTACCCTGGACACGCCAGGTAAAGTCGTCACGCCTGTTGTATTTGAGAGACACGATTCTCTTACCCCAGAAGCAGCCATCAACAGACTAAGAAGCAAGATAAGTGAGAATCCTGAAACCATCCAGAGGGTAAGTGTATTTATGTCCAGGATTGCAAGCTGTGGCAAAAAGTTTCTGCCATATATTGATAGGAATTTTAGCaacaaataccgtaaaattccaaaaataagccctggggcttatatttttcaaaggccctttttaaggggcttatttttggaggggcctatattcggaggggcttatctacggagggaaatttgcgtttcaaactcGATTAGGcaagccttatagttggaaagAAATTAACcgtttttgatttgttttactttgtatttgagagcaatttccaagtacaaggccccccggggggcttatatttggggggggggggcgatttaacggagggttttttgcgtcatgagtttggggggcttatatttggaggggcttatacatggaggggcttactTTCAGAATTTTATGGTATCTAAAAGACATTGTATTCAGAAAGATCTATAACAGCAAGACCCTTCTGATGGGGGGTACATTGGTCTGCCAGCTGCGCGGTGAAGTGTCTTTGCAAAAGGGACGGGACACGCAAAGCCCCCTGGTTGTGCGGGGGGATGGGGGtctgctgttccattttattctgtccaaggtTGTAGTTAGAGGAGCTAGGTACACTTTCACAACAAACAAAGCATATGCATTCTTTCCGTTTACGTCTAGGCCCAGAAAAGGATGCTCTTGCCTTCGTCGACTTAAACTTGTTATCTTAGTCgagtggaaaagaaaacaaaaggcagtAAATGTTATTACGTTCTTTTCCAGGCTTTCGCCGCGTTTGACCGAGATGGAATGGGACTGATATCCAAAGAGGATTTACATCAGATAATCAATGCATTCTGTTTTGTGATGTCTGATAAACAGTTTCAGGTAAAGCATCTTATTTCTCTATTgttaaaatttaacaagcaAAGAAACAATCACCAAAATACCTTCAAAATTATTTGGTTTATTAAGGgcccattttacagtttgtGGAATTTTCCAAGGCGCAAGTCGACAAAGACAAATATCGCTACCTAAATCTTGGTAGCTAGTGAGAGCCAATTATTTGAAAATTCAGAGTTGAAGCGAGTACAGTACCGCTgaaaagtaagttgacactcGAGGCTCGAAACTCGAGACTCGATCCTCGCGTCTCGAAGCTCGGACGCTTCGAGTTTTGAGATACGTGGATCGAGTCTCTCAC
This window encodes:
- the LOC140933467 gene encoding EF-hand calcium-binding domain-containing protein 6-like; this translates as MAKVVVAPAVHNFADLRPSSRALTITPRPGSRKSTGYGTLDRPPSRNISRVGSNVVVSPRESKGVSNILILSPGRRNSGLSLGSPKSPDVNLTFIEIESRLREKIRVNADELRQAFQTFDAEKTQTITQSEFRRALESFCIPVTDDQFEQLLRKVGTNRDGTISYLEFLEKYHQRGGTPDGLRMLGSLQKFNQTKSPRDQVAIDEIEDRLRRKMGSQFQSVLKALRLFDYNRDGQIQKHELRRVIENFCFRLTDEQFNKLWCKYDMTRNGHTLEYMDFLKRLGVNAKPKSQIKKAVEDQHLVKFAAVNSRPRSSHATKQSPPVLTITDLEQKLRKKMLENHGNISRAFVAFDKRGDGFVTLDELKRVLFNFAFPMSDKLFLELMDRCGIRANHKISYQQFLSKFQMPVSKGNGQTIPIKPSHQYNPVREAEAMPTTEDIWKLLHDKIMNSFSSVKQAFLVFDDNRDGRVTKRDFRRVLESFCFRMSQQQFHELMAKIDPYNKGYVSYLEFLDRFEQRETKDAHPWLISDHSPKSVSPPAVMAWSTVEDILRSKITDNWKAIASAYLGIDGDRDGSISRNELKQLLERYCLPVSEDHFDLMWSRCDENADGTIDFQEFLSKLGVDIIGGDINGLSTRIHDENEAKVQFMKQDQSTRLELAEERAQNLTGQKTANECMDILKEYIAQRSPDFRKTFVKFDSDGDGKISRKEFRMVLDSLGLYMNDDQFRILSARLGFHKGKLSYMEFLDNFQDRRSFGVGERVTEYPSHRYNLPIPQEESMKASVVEARLRTKLRENFQDLRAAFQKIDFDRNGLITRPEFRRILDSFMFMLSDEDFDKLMTNLGIQKGAKLNYREFLKRFEHVEKVEEGHPWLYSNHSFNETQDLNYMTAEQADEVIKRKAWEQNEDVAKAFLTFDRDGNGIVSKKELRKVLYKYQIPLNKEEFNKLWNKYDTDGNGYVDHKEFLAKLGGELAPGDIHGHSTQIAQQSQQVLESMYRNQQDMHLAATWNQAQAASFLSALEVEQQLRDRFRDGYESLRKAFETVDTNRDGYISRHELQKVLFDFHYFLDDVQLNILLDRCGLSHKSKLSYEKFLSAFEDNRHAGYGRVTLDTPGKVVTPVVFERHDSLTPEAAINRLRSKISENPETIQRAFAAFDRDGMGLISKEDLHQIINAFCFVMSDKQFQTLMKKVNVSEGGLISYEEFFKSFQKSDAEASRKWLESLYPSPDKRQRTAEHVSKRNRGMTEAEVEKRVREVVVARFYSLAKAFTDEDTHHTGTISGAALHEILNEHAFRMSSDQFSYIWSKLPKNAEGKVDYRDFLKIFSMRTDVIRVASTTPPQSRDRRISEPAMSPVRSPARIPSPESLTPPPSATDVERKIKDAVCRRWQQMQKSFRNIDSGNKGVVNFEQLRVILWKHDIELSPNELLSLWRKHSSEEKGGIEYKDFMRHFVLNLKSQDSNSLARPKLQNTRIPTSPGVRTDRFIELMATIRASVRRDWKEMRRAFRGLDKSGCGTCSLLEFREMMRKFKIELSEEEFFHLFSFYDKNMTGKISYNDFLRAHLE